Sequence from the Planctomycetota bacterium genome:
CCGTCTCGTCGCAGAACATCGCCCACAGCTCTGCTGTGGTGCGTTCGAAAGGCCCGAACTGTCGGACAGCGACTCGGAAGGTCTGATCGCGCGTCACCAACGAACCTAGGCCAGAGGCTCGCTTGCCCACTCACCGGCACGATGCGCCGGACGGCCGTGGGTTCGCTGCTAGCGTCGGGCCGACAACGACACGGCCTGATCATGTTTGAAGAAATTGACTTCGAGGGTTACGAGCTCCACCACACGCGCACGACGAGTGGCCGAACGATGACCGAGGCCGACATTCTTCTGCACGCCGGGCAGACGGGCGATCTGTTTCCGCACCACATGGACGCCGAGTGGTGCGCGACGCAGGACTTCAAACAGCGAATCGTCCACGGCACGCTCACGTTCAGCGTCGGCGTCGGCCTGACCGCGAACGTCGTGAATCCGCTGGCGATGAGCTACGGCTACGACCGCCTGCGATTCGTCGCGCCCGTCTTCATCGGCGACACGCTGAAGACCACGGTCACCATCAGCGAGAAAAAAGACCACGCCCGAAAGCCCGACTTCGGCATCGTGACCGAACACCTCGACGTCCGCAACCAACACGACAAGACGGTC
This genomic interval carries:
- a CDS encoding MaoC/PaaZ C-terminal domain-containing protein, which gives rise to MFEEIDFEGYELHHTRTTSGRTMTEADILLHAGQTGDLFPHHMDAEWCATQDFKQRIVHGTLTFSVGVGLTANVVNPLAMSYGYDRLRFVAPVFIGDTLKTTVTISEKKDHARKPDFGIVTEHLDVRNQHDKTVLVCDHLLLVRKRGQAAT